The genome window TCCGTTTTGTCCATATAAGAGGCCCTTGTTTGAAAGCCCTTGATTTTCCTTGCTTTCCGGACGAATATTCCTTTTTGTACACCGGATGGAGAGATGTATGAATCCTTGACGAAAAGCCGTTTTGTAGTGTAAATTAGTATTAGAAATTCCATGTCGGAGGGCAGGAAAATGGCACAGTTGAATTACAGGGTCCTGGAACAGTCCGGATATGACGGATTTATCCTGAAAAACGCGCCGGAAAAGGTGATGCAGTTCGGTGAAGGAAACTTCCTGCGCGCTTTTGCGGACAACTTTTTTGACATTGCGAATGAAAAAGCGGGATTTAACGGCAAGGTGGCGCTTATACAGCCCATCGCCCAGGGACTGACTGACCTGATCAACAAACAGGAAGGCCTTTATACGCTGTATCTGCGCGGCAGCGACAAGGGTGTGAAGGTAGATGAAAAACGGGTCATTTCCGCGGTAAGCCGTTGTATCAATCCCTACGGAGACTGGGATAAAGTGCTTGAACTGGCCCGGAGCGCGGACCTGGAGATTGTTGTATCCAATACAACGGAAGCGGGCATTGTCCATGATACGGAGAGCGCCTTTGACCAGGAACCGCCGGTCAGTTTCCCGGCGAAGCTGACCCGTGTGCTGTATGAAAGGTATACGGCGGGACAAAAAGGAGTTGTGGTGCTCAGCTGTGAACTGATCGACAACAACGGCAGGGAACTGCAGAAATGCGTGAATCAGTACATAGATGACTGGAAGCTGGACAGCGGTTTCCGCACCTGGGTAAATGAGGAAAACCTGTTCTGCTCCACACTGGTGGACCGGATCGTTCCGGGACGGATCCGTGATCCGAAGGAAGCGGAGGCGCTGGCTGCTGCCAATGGATACGAGGATCCGCTGACGGATGTGGGAGAGTTTTTCGGCATCTGGGTCATCGAAGGTCCGCAGGAACTGGAAGAGCGGCTTCCTTTCAGGAAGGCCGGCGTTCCTGTGATCGTGGTACCGGACGTGACACCGTACAAGAAACGGAAAGTCCGTATCCTGAACGGCGCGCACACAGGATTTGTGCCCGGCGCTTACCTGGCCGGATATGATATTGTTCGGGACTGCATGCATGATGAAACCATACTGGGATATATGAACCGGATGCTCTATGACGAAGTGATCCCCACCCTTCCGCTGGAGAAGAAAGACCTGGAGGATTTTGCCCGGGCGGTACAGGACCGGTTTAACAATCCCTTTGTCAACCATGAGCTGATGAGTATCAGCCTGAACAGTACCAGCAAGTGGCGGGCACGGAATATGCCATCCTTCCTGGACTATGTACAGGGAAAGGGGACACTGCCGCCCTGCCTGACCACCAGCTTTGCCGCCTATGTGGCGTTTTATTCCAGCGAATCGCAGGCTCTGACGGAACAGGGGCTTATCTGCCGCCGGCCGAAGGGAAATGAGTACACGGTGAATGATGACCGGTCTGTGCTGGAGTTCTACTGGCAGCACAGGAATGACAGCCCTGAGGAGCTGATTCATGCCGTGATGACAAATGAAGACATGTGGGGAACAGACCTGACGAAAGTGAACGGGTTTGAGGCTGCGGCGGCCGGAATCCTGAAAACCATCCGCACGGAGGGCGCCCTGAAGGCGTTTGAAAACTGCCTGGCCTGACGGGAGGAAGAACATGAACGAAATGGTGCGCATCAATCCCGCGGATACGGTGGCGGTGGCACTGGCACCCCTGGAAGCCGGGAAAACGGTCTCTTTCGGGGATGGAACGGTCACCCTGCGGGATGACCTGCCCATGGGCCATAAGGCTGCCCTGCGGGATATCCGAAAAGGAGAAGCAGTCATCAAGTACGGCTATCCGATCGGGGAAGCGACAGAGGATATCCCGGTCGGCGGACATGTACATGTCCACAACCTGCATACTCTGCTGTCCGGGGAAAAGGAATATGAGTGGCATCCTGTGTATCCGACACAGGAGGAGAAATGCCGTCCGGCAGCCTTTATGGGCTATCCGCGGAAGGCGGGCCGGCCCGGAGTGCGGAACGAGTTGTGGATTCTGCCGACTGTGGGCTGCGTGAACGACGCGGCAAAGGCACTTGCCCGGGAAGCACAGGCGCTGGCGGGCGGCGCGGTGGAGGGAATATACGCGTTCCCGCATCCTTACGGCTGCAGTCAGCTGGGGGATGACCAGGAGAACACCCGTAAAGCACTGGCCGCACTGGCAACGCATCCCAACGCCGGCGGTGTTCTGCTGCTGGGACTGGGATGTGAGAACAGCGGCATAGAACAGATCCGGCCCTATATGGGCAGCTTTGATGAAAGCCGGGTTCGTTTCCTGGTCTGCCAGGAGTGCGGGGACGAGCAGGAAGAGGGAATGCGGCTGCTGGAAGAACTGGCGCAGCGTATGCGGCAGGACGAACGGGTCCCCTGTACTGCTGATCAGCTGACGGTGGGACTCAAGTGCGGCGGTTCCGACGGGCTTTCAGGCATTACGGCGAATCCGGTGATCGGGGTGTTCAGCGATCTGCTGACAGCTATGGGCGGCTCAACGATCCTGACGGAAGTGCCGGAAATGTTCGGTGCGGAAACGATCCTGATGGACCGCTGCGAGAACGAGGAGCTGTTCCGGAAGACTGTGGATCTGATCAACGGGTTCAAGGCGTATTTCGAGAGCTATCATATGCCGGTGTATGAAAACCCGTCTCCCGGCAACAAGGCCGGCGGTATTACAACACTCGAGGACAAGGCGCTGGGCTGCACCCAGAAGAGCGGACACTCCGCAGTGAAGGGTGTGCTGGCTTACGGAGAGAGGGCGGAAGCAGCGGGGCTGAACCTGCTGTCCGCTCCGGGAAATGACCTGGTTGCGTCCACCGCGCTGGCGGTTTCCGGCGCACAGCTGGTGCTTTTTTCCACCGGAAGGGGAACACCCTTCGGATGCCCGGTACCAACGGTGAAGATTGCTTCCAATACACCGCTGGCGGAAAAGAAACGGAACTGGATCGACTTTGATGCCGGAAGGCTGCTGGCAGGCAGGACGATGAAGGAAATGGGAGAAGAACTGCTGGACCTGGTGCTGCGGACTGCTTCCGGGGAACAGACCCGCGGTGAACGGAACGGATTCCATGATATGGCCATTTTCAAACAGGGTGTTACGCTGTGATGAATAAATACAATGAACTGTGGAGGACAGGAAAATGACGGATATGATGAAAAAACTGCAGGGAATCGGCATTGTGCCGGTGGTGGTACTGGAAAACGCGGATGACGCGGTTCCGCTGGCTGAACGGCTGATGGCCGGCGGACTGCCCTGCGCGGAAGTGACCTTCCGGACCGCGGCGGCGGAGGAATCGATCCGCCGGATGGCCAAGGCTTTTCCGGAAATGATCATCGGCGCGGGAACCGTGCTGACAACAGAGCAGGCGGATCGGGCTATCGACGCCGGTGCGACATTTATTGTCAGCCCCGGCTTTAATCCGAAGGTGACAGAGCATGTGCTGAAGAAGGGCGTTCCCATGACACCCGGCGTATGCACCCCGACGGAGATCGAAGCGGCGCTGCAGTTTGACCTGGATGTGCTGAAGTTCTTCCCTGCGGAACCGGCCGGCGGCCTGAAGATGATCAAAGCCCTGGCGGCACCGTATGTGGGCCTTCACTTTATGCCCACCGGCGGCATCAACGCGGCAAATGTCCGGGATTACCTGGCCTATGACAGGATTGTGGCCTGCGGCGGAAGCTGGATGGTCAGCGGAAAGCTGGTCAAAGAAGGCAAGTTTGATGAAATTGAGAAACTGGTGCGGGAAGCCGCAGATATTGTTAAGGAAATCAGGGGGTAAGAAAAATGGAACTGAATCTGAAAGCCGCCGAAGAGTGCCGTTATGACGCGGTATCCCTGGGTGAGATCATGCTGCGCCTGGATCCCGGTGAAGGCCGGATCCGTACCGCACGGGAATTTAAAGTGTGGGAAGGCGGCGGCGAATACAACGTGGTTCGGGGGCTGCACAAGTGCTTCGGCCTGAGGACCGGTGTCATGACTGCCTTTGCGGATAACGAGGTCGGCAAGCTGATGAAGGACCTGATCGAGCAGGGCGGCGTGGACACCAGCCTGATCTGCTGGAAAAAGACAGACGGTATCGGCAGGGTCTGCCGGAACGGCCTGAATTTCACCGAGCGCGGCTTTGGTATCCGGGGAGCGGTAGGCTGCTCCGACCGTGCCAACACCGCTATTTCCAAAGCTACCCCTGATGACTTTGACTTTGACTACATCTTCGGTAAACTCGGCGTACGGTGGCTGCATACAGGCGGCATTTACGCGGCACTGTCCGAGCAGAGCTGTGAGACAGTCATTGCCGCCTGCAAGGCTGCAAAGAAATACGGCACGCTGGTCTCCTATGACCTGAATTACCGTCCCTCCATGTGGTCAGCCATCGGCGGCCTGGAGAAGGCCCGTGAAGTCAACCGGGAGGTTGCCGGGTATGTGGATGTGATGATCGGCAATGAAGAAGACTTTACAGCGTGCCTGGGTCTGCAGGTGGAAGGCAATGACGAAAACCTGAAGGAGCTGAACCTGGACGGATACTATAAAATGATCGCGGAAGCTGCGAAGCAGTATCCCAACTTCAAGGCGATCGCCACTACACTGCGCACGGTCCGTACAGCGACAGTGAATGACTGGAAAGCCATCTGCTGGGCGGATGGGAAAGTATATATGTCTAAGGCTTTTGACGGACTGGAGATCCTGGACCGTGTCGGCGGCGGCGATTCCTTTGCTTCCGGTCTGATCTACGGCCTGATGACCACCGGCGATCCGGAACAGGCTGTGAACTACGGTGCCGCCCACGGCGCACTGGCCATGACCACGCCCGGGGATACCAGCATGGCCAGCAAGGAAGAAGTCGAATCCATTATCAGGAATGGCAGCGCCCGTGTGAAACGGTAATCGGTTTCTGTTCGGAAGATTACAGAAACAGGCACTATATAAAAATCTGAGCAAGGGGAAGGAAGAGAGATTATGGGAGCATTTATGGACCGGGATTTCCTGCTGAACACGGAAGCGGCGAAAAAGCTTTACCACGAAGCGGCGGATGGGATGCCGATTATTGATTACCACTGTCACCTGAGCCCGAAGGAAATCTGGGAGGATATCCGGTACGAAAATATCACCCAGGTGTGGCTGGGCGGCGATCACTATAAGTGGCGTCTGATGCGGTCTGCGGGAGTGCCGGAGAAATATGTTACCGGCAATGCCCCGGACCGGGAAAAGTTCGAGAAATACGCTGAGGTTCTTGGAAAAGCGGTCGGCAATCCCCTGCATCACTGGAGTCATCTGGAGCTTCGGCGCTTCTTCGGCTATGAGGGGATCCTGAACAGGGAAACAGCCGGAGAAGTGTGGGATCTGGCTAACGCGAAACTGCAGGAAGAAGGTTATTCCGCCCGCGGACTCATCATAAGGAGCAATGTAAAAATCATCTGCACAACGGATGATCCGGTGGACAGCCTGGAATGGCATGAAAAGCTGGCCGCGGATAAATCCTTCCCTGTGACGGTGCTGCCTGCCTGGCGACCGGACAAAGCCATGAACCTGGAAAAGCCGGATTATCCGGAATATATAGCCCGGCTGGAAAAAACGGCGGGAATGAAGGTGAACAGCTTTGCGGATCTGAAGAAGGCCCTGCATGTGCGTCTGGACTTCTTCGCTGACCATGGATGCAAACTGAGTGACCACGGACTGAACTATGTGATGTTCGCCCCGGCGGCGGAGGATGAGATCGAGGCGATCTTTGCTGAACGGATGAACGGCATCCTGCCTGACGCGGAAAAGGAAGCCAAATTCAAGTATGCCTTCATGGCGGCTATGGCAGCGGAATACAGTGAACGGAACTGGGTGATGCAGCTGCACTACGGCTGCCGCCGCGACAATAATCCGGTAACTTTTCGCGCAATGGGACCGGATACCGGTTTTGACTGCGTGGACAATTCCGCTCCCAGCGGGCAGACCGCCGCGTTTCTCGGAGCACTGGAGGAAGCCGGAAGCCTGCCGAAAACAATCCTTTACAGCCTGAATACCAATGACAATGCCGCTATTGACACCATCCTGGGCTGCTTCCAGAATGATACCGCGATCGGACGGATCCAGCATGGTTCCGCCTGGTGGTTTAATGACCACTTTGACGGTATGGTTGAGCAGATGAAGAGCCTGGCTTCCCTGGGCTACCTGGCCGGCTTTGTGGGGATGCTGACAGACAGCCGGAGCTTCCTGAGCTATCCGCGGCATGAGTATTTCCGCCGCATCCTGTGCAGGATCCTCGGCGAGTGGGTTGAGGAAGGATTCTATCCGGAGGATTATGACACACTGAAGGAGATCGTGGCGGATATCAGCTATAATAATGCCAAACGTTACTTCAGTTTTGAAGAGAAAAAGATCTGAGCATGACAGACGAACGGCGCCGGGATGATGACCCGGCGCCGTTTTTGTATTACAAATCATAATCCACCCGGCTGCTGTCCAGGGCGGGGACAGGCCTGCGGGGCCGGGATTCCAGGTAATCCCGCGGTGCAGTGCCGTATTTTTTCCGGAACATCTTGGAGAAATACAGGGGATCATGGAAACCGCAAAGCGCCGCGATGTCCGCGATGGTACGGGTGCCGGCACTGGCATCCCCGGCCAGGAGTTCCGCCGCCATTTTCAGCCTCTTGTCCACTAGGTACCGGTGGGGCGTAACGCCCAATTCCTTCTGGAACAGTTTACGCAGGTAATCGTAGCTGAAGGGCAGGGAATGAAGATAGGTATCCAGTTCATAGGCGCTGTCCGCATAATTGGAGATGATGTTGTTTTCAATCTGCGCCACGATGGGCGTCAGAACGGTTCCGGTCCGGTAGGCGGCAAGATAGCAGACGATCAGGTCGCCGTAGATGAACAGCAGGCGGGAAGATTCCTTCCGGTCGGAATAGAAATGGAAGGAGGCTGCACTGAAAGCATCCAGCAGGAAATGGTTGGGATCATCGGAGACGACCAGGGGGGCGGAAAAGGAAAGAGCCGGGGACACCATGTTGATATGGATGTTCTGGAAGCCGTCCGTGCAGGCGTTGGCATGTGGTGTCATAGGCGGAATGATGACAACGTCTCCTTCTTTATAATCCAGGCTCCTGTTGTCAAACAGGAAGGTGCCCGAACCCTGGGTGCAGTAAACAAACTCCCAGCTTTCATGGGCGTGCCGGGAAACGGTATAGACGGCGGTATGCCTGCCGACGTAGGTAATATCATTCATGCCGGGGTCCTCCGATCAGGATAGGCTGATGATGCACACGATTTTGGTTGATTGTAACACGGGGGGTTCTGAAAGACAAGCAGGCGAAAACTGTCAGCAGGCACAGAAAAAGGGAAGCACGGGTTTGCCGTGCTTCCCGGATACTGCTTCTGTCAGCAGCAGAGATATTTCTGCAGGGTGTTCCGTACAGCTCCGGGACCGCGGATCTCCTCCAGGAAGAAAGAGGTGATCCGTTCGCCCAGCGGGCAGGCGGTGAGATCGCTTCCGAAGATCACCGGGTTGGAGAGGATGGCCTGCAGCTTGTCACCGCAGGTTTCCTGACGGCCCAACTCGATACCGGTAAGCTGTGCCCGAAGATCTTCCAGCAGCGGGTCGGAGGACAGCTGCATGGGAGCGCCTTTGTCATCCACACCCAGCAGGTAACGCAGCCAGCCCGCTATGGCAAGGGGCAGCGCGACCAGCTGATCCATGGAACGGCCTTCGGCCAGATAGCTGCGGATGGTCTCGCCGAAGCGGATACCGACTTTCTGGGAGGTATCCGTGGCGATGCGCTGGGGTGCGTCCGGCATAAAGGGATTGGGAAGACGCTCCTCCATAACTTCGTCAATGAAGGCTTTGGGACTGAGAATGCCGGGATCTGTTACAACCGGCAGCCCTTCCTGATAGCCCAGACGCCGGATCAGCTTCACCAGGTCCGCGTCTTTCATCTCGTCACGGATGAGGGTATAGCCCAGCAGGCAGCCGTAGACCGCCAGCGCGGTATGCAGCGGGTTCAAGCAGGTGGTTACTTTCATCCGCTCCGTCTTGTTGACGGTATCCCGGTCGGTAAAATAAACTCCTGCTTTTTCCAGGGGCGGGCGTCCGTTGGGAAACTTATCCTCCACCACCAGGTACTGAGCCTTTTCGGCATTGACAAAAGGCGCCACAAAGGTGCCGCGGGGCGTTTCCAGGGGAGCCATATCCTCAATCCCGGCTTCCTCCAGCATCCGCTGGACTTCCGGTGCCGGCCGGGGGGTGATCTTGTCGATCATGCTCCAGGGGAAGGATACCTGCGATTCATCGGTGAGCCAGGAAACAAAGCCGTCCGGTACGAAGCCGTTCGCGTTCCATGCCCGGGCAACCTCCAGGATGCTGCTTTGCAGCTTTTCGCCGTTATGGCTGCAGTTGTCCATGCTGACAACCGCCAGCGGAGCCTTGCCTGCCTGATAACGGTGGAAGAGCAGGGCGGTTACGATGGTCATGGCGTGACGGGCCTGCTCCGGACCGTTTGCCAGGTCTTCAGACACCACCTTCAGGTACTGGCCGTCAATACCACGCAGTGCGTACCCTTTTTCGGTGATCGTGAAACTGATCATCTGCAGCGAAGGGGCTGCGAAAGCCCGGAGCAGACGTTCGTAATCCGCTTTTTCGCCGGGCTGGGCGACAACGGCTTCCGAAACGGAAGCGATAATCTCTTTGTCAATGGTGGCATCCGCGTTCAGCGTGACACTCATGGTCAGATTGTCATATCCGCCGTAGATCATGCGGATGTTGTCCACATCGAAGGTGTCGGCGGCGATGATGCCCCGGTCAGACAGGCCTTCATCCAGGAGCCGCTGCTGCAGCGCCGCAATGAACGCGCGGAAGATGTTTCCGGCACCGAAATGCACCCAGAGGGGCTTTTCGTCCGTTTTTTTCCGCATAAGATCAATGTCATAAGCCGGCAGTTTCACGCCAGCCTTTTCCCAGCCGGCACGATCCTTCAGTGCCTCCAGATTTACTTTCATATTCATCCCTCGTCCTTTCCTTTGTTGCGGAAAAATTAAGCGTTATTCTTTTCAAGCGCTTCCCACAGGCCGTTCAGGTAAGCCACGCCCAGGGCACGGTCATACAGGCCGTAGCCGGGACGCCCCTGCTCATCCCAGATCATACGTCCGTGGTCAGGACGGATGTAGGTATCCGGGCAGGTCTCGTGGATTGCTTTCATGATTTCATATACATCCAGGTCGCCGGTGGAGGACAGGTGGGATGCCTCCCGGAAATGATGATAGCCAAGGTATTTGACATTGCGGACGTGCATGGCGCCGATACGGTTCATGCTTCCGAAATGCCGGATGGCTGCCGGAATATCGTTGTCCGGGTTGGAACCCAGGGAACCGGTGCACAGGCACA of Aristaeella lactis contains these proteins:
- a CDS encoding tagaturonate reductase gives rise to the protein MAQLNYRVLEQSGYDGFILKNAPEKVMQFGEGNFLRAFADNFFDIANEKAGFNGKVALIQPIAQGLTDLINKQEGLYTLYLRGSDKGVKVDEKRVISAVSRCINPYGDWDKVLELARSADLEIVVSNTTEAGIVHDTESAFDQEPPVSFPAKLTRVLYERYTAGQKGVVVLSCELIDNNGRELQKCVNQYIDDWKLDSGFRTWVNEENLFCSTLVDRIVPGRIRDPKEAEALAAANGYEDPLTDVGEFFGIWVIEGPQELEERLPFRKAGVPVIVVPDVTPYKKRKVRILNGAHTGFVPGAYLAGYDIVRDCMHDETILGYMNRMLYDEVIPTLPLEKKDLEDFARAVQDRFNNPFVNHELMSISLNSTSKWRARNMPSFLDYVQGKGTLPPCLTTSFAAYVAFYSSESQALTEQGLICRRPKGNEYTVNDDRSVLEFYWQHRNDSPEELIHAVMTNEDMWGTDLTKVNGFEAAAAGILKTIRTEGALKAFENCLA
- a CDS encoding UxaA family hydrolase, which gives rise to MNEMVRINPADTVAVALAPLEAGKTVSFGDGTVTLRDDLPMGHKAALRDIRKGEAVIKYGYPIGEATEDIPVGGHVHVHNLHTLLSGEKEYEWHPVYPTQEEKCRPAAFMGYPRKAGRPGVRNELWILPTVGCVNDAAKALAREAQALAGGAVEGIYAFPHPYGCSQLGDDQENTRKALAALATHPNAGGVLLLGLGCENSGIEQIRPYMGSFDESRVRFLVCQECGDEQEEGMRLLEELAQRMRQDERVPCTADQLTVGLKCGGSDGLSGITANPVIGVFSDLLTAMGGSTILTEVPEMFGAETILMDRCENEELFRKTVDLINGFKAYFESYHMPVYENPSPGNKAGGITTLEDKALGCTQKSGHSAVKGVLAYGERAEAAGLNLLSAPGNDLVASTALAVSGAQLVLFSTGRGTPFGCPVPTVKIASNTPLAEKKRNWIDFDAGRLLAGRTMKEMGEELLDLVLRTASGEQTRGERNGFHDMAIFKQGVTL
- a CDS encoding bifunctional 4-hydroxy-2-oxoglutarate aldolase/2-dehydro-3-deoxy-phosphogluconate aldolase gives rise to the protein MTDMMKKLQGIGIVPVVVLENADDAVPLAERLMAGGLPCAEVTFRTAAAEESIRRMAKAFPEMIIGAGTVLTTEQADRAIDAGATFIVSPGFNPKVTEHVLKKGVPMTPGVCTPTEIEAALQFDLDVLKFFPAEPAGGLKMIKALAAPYVGLHFMPTGGINAANVRDYLAYDRIVACGGSWMVSGKLVKEGKFDEIEKLVREAADIVKEIRG
- a CDS encoding sugar kinase; this encodes MELNLKAAEECRYDAVSLGEIMLRLDPGEGRIRTAREFKVWEGGGEYNVVRGLHKCFGLRTGVMTAFADNEVGKLMKDLIEQGGVDTSLICWKKTDGIGRVCRNGLNFTERGFGIRGAVGCSDRANTAISKATPDDFDFDYIFGKLGVRWLHTGGIYAALSEQSCETVIAACKAAKKYGTLVSYDLNYRPSMWSAIGGLEKAREVNREVAGYVDVMIGNEEDFTACLGLQVEGNDENLKELNLDGYYKMIAEAAKQYPNFKAIATTLRTVRTATVNDWKAICWADGKVYMSKAFDGLEILDRVGGGDSFASGLIYGLMTTGDPEQAVNYGAAHGALAMTTPGDTSMASKEEVESIIRNGSARVKR
- the uxaC gene encoding glucuronate isomerase, coding for MGAFMDRDFLLNTEAAKKLYHEAADGMPIIDYHCHLSPKEIWEDIRYENITQVWLGGDHYKWRLMRSAGVPEKYVTGNAPDREKFEKYAEVLGKAVGNPLHHWSHLELRRFFGYEGILNRETAGEVWDLANAKLQEEGYSARGLIIRSNVKIICTTDDPVDSLEWHEKLAADKSFPVTVLPAWRPDKAMNLEKPDYPEYIARLEKTAGMKVNSFADLKKALHVRLDFFADHGCKLSDHGLNYVMFAPAAEDEIEAIFAERMNGILPDAEKEAKFKYAFMAAMAAEYSERNWVMQLHYGCRRDNNPVTFRAMGPDTGFDCVDNSAPSGQTAAFLGALEEAGSLPKTILYSLNTNDNAAIDTILGCFQNDTAIGRIQHGSAWWFNDHFDGMVEQMKSLASLGYLAGFVGMLTDSRSFLSYPRHEYFRRILCRILGEWVEEGFYPEDYDTLKEIVADISYNNAKRYFSFEEKKI
- a CDS encoding helix-turn-helix transcriptional regulator; this translates as MNDITYVGRHTAVYTVSRHAHESWEFVYCTQGSGTFLFDNRSLDYKEGDVVIIPPMTPHANACTDGFQNIHINMVSPALSFSAPLVVSDDPNHFLLDAFSAASFHFYSDRKESSRLLFIYGDLIVCYLAAYRTGTVLTPIVAQIENNIISNYADSAYELDTYLHSLPFSYDYLRKLFQKELGVTPHRYLVDKRLKMAAELLAGDASAGTRTIADIAALCGFHDPLYFSKMFRKKYGTAPRDYLESRPRRPVPALDSSRVDYDL
- a CDS encoding mannitol dehydrogenase family protein; amino-acid sequence: MKVNLEALKDRAGWEKAGVKLPAYDIDLMRKKTDEKPLWVHFGAGNIFRAFIAALQQRLLDEGLSDRGIIAADTFDVDNIRMIYGGYDNLTMSVTLNADATIDKEIIASVSEAVVAQPGEKADYERLLRAFAAPSLQMISFTITEKGYALRGIDGQYLKVVSEDLANGPEQARHAMTIVTALLFHRYQAGKAPLAVVSMDNCSHNGEKLQSSILEVARAWNANGFVPDGFVSWLTDESQVSFPWSMIDKITPRPAPEVQRMLEEAGIEDMAPLETPRGTFVAPFVNAEKAQYLVVEDKFPNGRPPLEKAGVYFTDRDTVNKTERMKVTTCLNPLHTALAVYGCLLGYTLIRDEMKDADLVKLIRRLGYQEGLPVVTDPGILSPKAFIDEVMEERLPNPFMPDAPQRIATDTSQKVGIRFGETIRSYLAEGRSMDQLVALPLAIAGWLRYLLGVDDKGAPMQLSSDPLLEDLRAQLTGIELGRQETCGDKLQAILSNPVIFGSDLTACPLGERITSFFLEEIRGPGAVRNTLQKYLCC